TGGTGGATCTTGCCGCAACACGGACTGCGGCGCTGGATGCGTATCAACGCATGCGCAATGTGTAGCCAAGCTTACTCGCGATGGTGAATTAACGAGTGGCTGAGCGAGCATTTTCGCCATTGATCGGCCATCAAAAAGACAGATCGTTGTAGCGATAGTGCGTGCATCATTTTTTACGACAACCGTCGTTCCCGTAGAGACTCGACGAAATGAAATTACGTATTGTGGGTGTGTTGCGAAATTTGTTGCTGGTATGGGGAGTTTTTTCCCTGCTTGCAGTGCTTGGGCTTGGTGCATTTATCTCGTACACGCTCGGCCCTGGCAACCGGGATCGTATTGATACGGCTTCCATCAACGACGCTCGTTTTGTGCTGAATTTGTGTGGTTTAGGTCAGGATCGAATTGAAAAGGTCGTGCGCAGTTTTGTCTCGTCGCGCTCGTTTACTGGCGACCATCTGGATGCTTACGCAATAAAAGTAACTCATGTGGAACTGGCGGAGTTGACCGGTACGCCTGTAAGTTTTCATGGCCGCTGGTATCGTGGCGATCAGTTACCGGCAGTAGTCCGCGACGCCACGGATTTCATTGGTGGCGCTCTCAATGACGACGAAATCGCGTGGTTCCCCAAACTTTCCGAGTTGAAATCAGCGGGAGTCTATATCTATCTTTCGTCTACCTATTTGAGCGACGGTAGCCCGACATCGGTCCAACTTGTATTTGTTCGTCCCGCAGACAATATGGTTTTTTATTTTAGTGAGAAGACGTAACGAGGTGGAACGATGAAAACAGTGACACTTGATGTACGCAGCCCGACGCAGGCGATGAGCGATTTTTCGCACGCATGGAAGGCCGGCAAGGCGCAGAAGTCGGTGCGCATCAGCTTCGCTACACCGGAACTGCTATGGCAGGTTTTGACTGCCAAACGCTGGGAGTTACTGAAGGCGATTTGTGGTGCCGGACCGGTTTCGATCCGCGAAGCGGCGCGCCGGATCAATCGCGACGTCAAAGCCGTGCACGGCGATGTGATCGCATTGCTGAATGCTGGCGTGCTTGATCGTGTCGAAGGCGGCGGTATCGTTTTTCCGTTCGATGCAGTGAAGGTCGAGTTCTTGCTGCAGGCCGCTTGATGTTTGGGTAAGGCGTGAAATAACGGCTTCAGTTGTTCGCACTTTTCCGTAGCAAAACCGCCAGCACCGGTGGCGTGATCATCGCTGTGAGTAGCGACATCGCCACGATCACGGCGTACATCTTCGGCGAGAAAACGCCGCTCGCAAGCCCGAGACTCGCGATTACCACGCCGACTTCACCGCGCGGAACCATACCGACACCGACGATCAGCGCGCTGCGTTTGCCGAGCGCGAGCGCGCCGAGAAATCCGCCGCCGAGTTTGGAGACGATCGCGATCGAGGTGACCACAGCCAGCATCAGCAATGCGTCGGTACTCGCCAGTTGTGCCAGCTCGATCTTGGCGCCGGTGAGCACAAAAAAGAACGGTGTCAGCAGCGCCAGCAGCGGCTGGGTTTGATGTTCCAGCGTTTCGCGTTGTTTGGTTTCTGCGGCGAGCATGCCTGCGAGAAATGCGCCGATGATGGCGGCCAGTCCGAATTTGGTCGAGAGAAATGCGAGGCCGAGACACAAGGCCAGCACGATCGTCAGTGGTGATAATGGATTGATCGGCGCTTCGAGCCAATGCGATTTGCGCCGCATCGCGCGTGTGCCGACAAAACCCACTACCGCGATAAACCCCACGGCGCCGCCAAGCACAAATAACAGCTGTCGCCATTCCAGATCGCCGCCGCCCTGCAATGACACGACTACCCCGAGCAGCAACATCGCGAGAATATCGTCGATCACGGCGGCCCCCAGAATCACACGACTCTCGATGCGTTGCAGTGCGTTCAATTCCTGCAGCACACGCGCCGTGATGCCAGCCGATGTGGCGACGAATGCAGCGGCGACAAACAATGATTTGTTGAGAGGAAAACCGGCGCTGACCGCCCAGCCTGCGCCGAGTACAAACGGCAAAATTACGCCGAGCACACCGACCAGAAACGCGCTGCGGCCGACCTTCTGCAAATCTGCCAACCGCGTTTCCAGGCCGACCGAAAACAGCAGCAACACCACGCCGATTTCGGCGAGTACATCAAGCGCTTCGGACGGCTGAATCCAGCCGAGCAAAGAGGGCCCGACTACACAACCGGCAGCGATTTCGCCGACCACGCCGGGCAGCTTTAATCGTTGGGCGATCTCCGCGCCAATCTGCGCCGCGACAAATACAATGAACAGACTGAGCAGGATGTCGCTGGCGTGTTGCATCAAGGCACCTCTGTCGGATATGTGTTGTAGTCGGTTAACGCGAAATAATCCTGCGCGGAGATTTTTTCCAATGGCTGCATGCAATTATGCATTATCTTGACGCTATTCAGGCTGTGCGTATGTCGACACAAAATGAGGAAATAGTTGAATATCAATCACCCTGAAATTCCTCGCTGCGGCAAACGACGTATGACTCGGTTTTCCATCTTCTGCTCATCGTTGTGTGGGCATGATTATCCCAAGGGGATGCAGAAATTCTACTTAACGGCTATGCGGATTTTTTGGCCCAGCTCTATCGACTTATCGCTGCAACTATAAGATCATGGCGCTTCACGACAAAACATGATGACGGATTTGCTTATGCCAAGGAAGATTTTTCAGCCGTTTTTTTACTTGATTTGTGCGGCTATATCTGCTTTTGGCATATGCGGTTCTTCTTTTGCTGAAATTGCGCCTTGGGAAACGTCATGGTTTTTGCCTGCACCGCTTGTATCTACAGGCAAGGCCATCGCTGGTTCGAGCTTTATGGATGGCACGCAAAATATCCTGAATGAGTCTCTTTTATCCGATGGATTACATTTTCGGCGGCTGTCGGCGGTGGATGGGAGCGTGCTGTGGGATATTGTAGATAACGATAGTTGGACCACAAGTCCGAACAGCGGTTGGTCTCAGGCCACGAATAACGACACAATTGTTATAGCAGCAGCCACGCACTCCAGCTTCTATCCGTATCCGAGTGGCATGTCGCTTGCCGCGTTTGATCGCAATACCGGGGAAAAACGCTGGGTAACTTATTATCTGGGCGCCTTGGGCGCGGCTCCGATCGCACCTAGCTTGTTGTCGGACGGTGCCGGCAATTTCTTTCTTGCTGCTGGTGGCATGGTGCAGTGTTGCTACAACAATGGTGGGCAGTCGGTGATCAAATTTGCCGGCGCCGACGGAACGATTCTATGGCGAAGGGACGCAGATGTCGTTGGCAATCAGTCACAAGCCATCCCACCAGCAATTACTGTATCTGGCACTGATGTTGTTGTTGCAGGATCTTTCGAGTCCATGCCAACAGTGTCCAAGCTGGTAAAGCTTTCGGGTGTTGATGGCACTACATTGTGGAACAGCAGTGCGTATGCTCCAAGTGCTCTGTATGCGACTCACGATGGAAATTTGGTAACGTTTCTGCGCAGCGGTGGATTCGCCAAGATCAATTCCGCTGACGGCAGCCTGCTATGGACGGAGTCCGCTGATGACGGCTGCGGTGGGAATTGTTCGTACAACGGTTTTCAAGAAATGTCGAATGGTGACTTCCTATTCGTAGGTTCTGTTTCCTACCCTGATGAACGGCCTGATATGCCATGGCTGTTCCATTTGCGTGGCGATGGCGGTGGTGTTGCATACGCTGGCAATCCCACATTACCGGCGCCCTCAATCGCTGGCTTTATTATCCAGGCCATGCCAAGTGTCGACGGCAATGCCTGGCTGCGATTCAGTCAATACACGAATTCTTATCATGGGCTGGCGTGGCTGGCAAAATACAATCTGACCACACACACGGTGACAACGAGTCAAGTAGCTGCGCTTAGGCCACCTACAGATGCACAGACACCATCAGGCTACATTAATCTGTTAGCCAATCCGAGTGCTAACCGATTGTTGGTGAGCAGGACCGATTACAAATCAGACGGCACGCAAGCGACGGTAGATGCCCTGCTCGATAACACTATTGCAGCGCAAGGTGATCTCGATATCGTCGTCACCAGTCCGAAAGTCATCCCGCATGGTGGCATCGCGCACATCAGCATGACGGTTCACTATACGGGTGACGTAGCGATCGTCGGCGTAAAATTGTTTGGCGTGTTGCCGCTGCCATTATCGGGAAATCTCATTTGTTCAACGCAAGGGGCTTCAAACTGCACGACCGACGTATCTGCCGGTCACCTGCATGCCTCGTTCGATCTTATACCTGGCGGACAGGTCACCGTCAGCGCCGATTTGCTCGGAGTCAATTCAGAATCACAGATGTGGATCGAAGGAATTTTGTACGGCCCGATGAGCCTCAGCGAACCGAGCATCAAGAATAATTTTTCCACGACTCCCATCGCCGAAACCCTTTTCGCCAGCGGCTTCGAATAAAGTTCCGCAATTCGGCAATAGCTATTGCCGAATTGCGGCGATGCTCTGGGCATTGCTACGATGCCCCGTTTGTCAGGGGCGCTCCAGCCATAGTCCAGAGCAATCGAAGTATGGTCCACATGCATGCTGTGATTTCCTGTGTGGTGTCTGAGTAAACTCTCCTGATGGCATGTTCGACGTCGAGTATGACGTTATGAATTCGATCGGGTTATGCTTGCCTCTTGCCAGATACCAACACAGCGGAGTATCGATCCATGTACGAAAGCGCCAGCGCCCAGCGCGAACCCATGTCGAAGGTGGATACGGCGTGGCTGCGAATGGAGCGCGCGACGAATCTGATGATGATCACCAGCGTGGTCATGTTCGATACGCCGATGGATGTGGATCGACTCAAGCGCTTGTTGTCCGAACGCTTTCTCGCGTTCCGCCGATTTCGGCAGAAAGCCGTCGATACCGCGACCGGTGCGTACTGGGAAGAAGATACGGATTTCGCGATGGATTGGCATGTCCGCGTAACCGCGTTGCCGGGCGATGCCGACAAGCAAGAACTCGAAAAACTCGTCAGCCAGATGGCATCGACGCCGCTCGATCATTCCAAGCCGTTGTGGCAGTTTCACGTGGTCGAGGATTATCTCGGCGGCAGCGCGCTGATTGTGCGCATCCATCATTGTTATGCCGATGGCCTGGCGCTGGTGCAGGTCACACTGTCGTTGACCGATACCGACAACACGCCCGAAAAACGGGCTGAACTCAATCGCAGCTGGCTGAAAAAAGATCAGGGCAGCGTGTCGCAGCGTCTGCTCGAACCTGGACGCACCGGCCTCAAGCGCGCGCTTGCGATTGGCAACACGATCTGGGAAAAAGGTGCCGAGATTCTGCGCGATCCGAGTATCGCCACCGCGCTCGCGCATGAGGGCGGCGAGATCGCCAAGGAACTCGCGACAGCGTTGACCTTGCCAGACGATCCGATCACTTCATTGAAGGGCGAACTCGGCGTGAGCAAGCGTGTGGCCTGGGCGGAACCTCTGCCGCTGGAAGACGTCAAGACCATCGGCAAGGTGCTCGGCTGCACTGTCAACGATGTACTGCTGGCGTGTGCGGCGGGCGCGTTGCGACACTATTTGCTGGAGCGCGGCGAGGATGTCGAAGGCCTGACCATCCACGCCACGGTGCCGGTGAATCTGCGTCCACTGGAGCACGCGAAAAAACTCGGCAATCATTTCGGTCTGGTGTTTCTCGGCTTGCCGATTGGCGAATCAAATCCGCTGCGTCGCTTGGAAATCGTCGCACAGAATATGCGCGAGCTGAAGAAGTCGCGGCAGGCGATCGTTGCGTTCGGCCTGCTCGCGGTGCTCGGCATGGGGCCGGCGATGTTGCAGGGGCCGGCGCTGGAAATGTTCAGCCGCAAAGCCACTGCAGTCGCGACCAATGTGCCCGGGCCGTCGGTGCCGTTGTACATGGCCGGCAGTCGTATTCGCGAGATGA
The sequence above is drawn from the Pseudolysobacter antarcticus genome and encodes:
- a CDS encoding DNA-binding protein: MKTVTLDVRSPTQAMSDFSHAWKAGKAQKSVRISFATPELLWQVLTAKRWELLKAICGAGPVSIREAARRINRDVKAVHGDVIALLNAGVLDRVEGGGIVFPFDAVKVEFLLQAA
- a CDS encoding cation:proton antiporter; translated protein: MQHASDILLSLFIVFVAAQIGAEIAQRLKLPGVVGEIAAGCVVGPSLLGWIQPSEALDVLAEIGVVLLLFSVGLETRLADLQKVGRSAFLVGVLGVILPFVLGAGWAVSAGFPLNKSLFVAAAFVATSAGITARVLQELNALQRIESRVILGAAVIDDILAMLLLGVVVSLQGGGDLEWRQLLFVLGGAVGFIAVVGFVGTRAMRRKSHWLEAPINPLSPLTIVLALCLGLAFLSTKFGLAAIIGAFLAGMLAAETKQRETLEHQTQPLLALLTPFFFVLTGAKIELAQLASTDALLMLAVVTSIAIVSKLGGGFLGALALGKRSALIVGVGMVPRGEVGVVIASLGLASGVFSPKMYAVIVAMSLLTAMITPPVLAVLLRKSANN
- a CDS encoding PQQ-binding-like beta-propeller repeat protein codes for the protein MTDLLMPRKIFQPFFYLICAAISAFGICGSSFAEIAPWETSWFLPAPLVSTGKAIAGSSFMDGTQNILNESLLSDGLHFRRLSAVDGSVLWDIVDNDSWTTSPNSGWSQATNNDTIVIAAATHSSFYPYPSGMSLAAFDRNTGEKRWVTYYLGALGAAPIAPSLLSDGAGNFFLAAGGMVQCCYNNGGQSVIKFAGADGTILWRRDADVVGNQSQAIPPAITVSGTDVVVAGSFESMPTVSKLVKLSGVDGTTLWNSSAYAPSALYATHDGNLVTFLRSGGFAKINSADGSLLWTESADDGCGGNCSYNGFQEMSNGDFLFVGSVSYPDERPDMPWLFHLRGDGGGVAYAGNPTLPAPSIAGFIIQAMPSVDGNAWLRFSQYTNSYHGLAWLAKYNLTTHTVTTSQVAALRPPTDAQTPSGYINLLANPSANRLLVSRTDYKSDGTQATVDALLDNTIAAQGDLDIVVTSPKVIPHGGIAHISMTVHYTGDVAIVGVKLFGVLPLPLSGNLICSTQGASNCTTDVSAGHLHASFDLIPGGQVTVSADLLGVNSESQMWIEGILYGPMSLSEPSIKNNFSTTPIAETLFASGFE
- a CDS encoding WS/DGAT/MGAT family O-acyltransferase; amino-acid sequence: MYESASAQREPMSKVDTAWLRMERATNLMMITSVVMFDTPMDVDRLKRLLSERFLAFRRFRQKAVDTATGAYWEEDTDFAMDWHVRVTALPGDADKQELEKLVSQMASTPLDHSKPLWQFHVVEDYLGGSALIVRIHHCYADGLALVQVTLSLTDTDNTPEKRAELNRSWLKKDQGSVSQRLLEPGRTGLKRALAIGNTIWEKGAEILRDPSIATALAHEGGEIAKELATALTLPDDPITSLKGELGVSKRVAWAEPLPLEDVKTIGKVLGCTVNDVLLACAAGALRHYLLERGEDVEGLTIHATVPVNLRPLEHAKKLGNHFGLVFLGLPIGESNPLRRLEIVAQNMRELKKSRQAIVAFGLLAVLGMGPAMLQGPALEMFSRKATAVATNVPGPSVPLYMAGSRIREMMFWVPQNGSIGLGLSIMSYNGRVYFGLIADGKRVSDPDAVTQRFAQEFEKLLLLTLLEDWSDEISAAGVDALVTRYNANVSALAASKSAAPKSAKSARKPASKSTPRKTVASKKSARKPARVV